From a single Myotis daubentonii chromosome 5, mMyoDau2.1, whole genome shotgun sequence genomic region:
- the THOC3 gene encoding THO complex subunit 3 — MAVPAAAMGPSALGQSGPGSMAHWCSVSSGPTRYVLGMQELFRGHSKTREFPAHSAKVHSVAWSCDGRRLASGSFDKTASVFLLEKDRLVKENNYRGHGDSVDQLCWHPSNPDLFVTASGDKTIRIWDVRTTKCIATVNTKGENINICWSPDGQTIAVGNKDDVVTFIDAKTHRSKAEEQFKFEVNEISWNNDNNMFFLTNGNGCINILSYPELKPVQSINAHPSNCICIKFDPTGKYFATGSADALVSLWDVDELVCVRCFSRLDWPVRTLSFSHDGKMLASASEDHFIDIAEVETGDKLWEVQCESPTFTVAWHPKRPLLAFACDDKDGKYDSSREAGTVKLFGLPNDS; from the exons ATGGCGGTACCCGCGGCGGCCATGGGGCCCTCGGCGCTGGGCCAGAGCGGGCCCGGCTCCATGGCCCACTGGTGCTCCGTGAGCAGCGGCCCGACGCGCTACGTGCTGGGCATGCAGGAGCTGTTCCGGGGCCACAGCAAGACGCGCGAGTTCCCGGCGCACAGCGCGAAGGTGCACTCGGTGGCCTGGAGCTGCGACGGGCGGCGTCTGGCCTCTGGGTCCTTCGACAAGACGGCTAGCGTCTTCCTGCTGGAGAAGGACCGGTTG GTCAAAGAAAACAATTACCGCGGACACGGCGACAGCGTGGACCAGCTGTGTTGGCATCCAAGTAACCCTGACCTGTTCGTCACAGCGTCTGGAGACAAAACCATTCGCATCTGGGATGTGAGGACTACCAAGTGCATCGCTACTGTGAACACTAAAG GGGAGAACATTAATATATGTTGGAGTCCCGATGGGCAGACCATAGCCGTAGGCAACAAGGATGATGTCGTGACCTTTATTGATGCCAAGACACATCGTTCGAAAGCAGAGGAGCAGTTCAAGTTTGAGGTCAATGAAATCTCCTGGAACAATGACAATAACATGTTCTTCCTGACAAATGGCAATGGTTGCAtcaacatcctcag CTACCCAGAGCTGAAGCCGGTGCAGTCCATCAATGCGCACCCTTCTAACTGCATCTGCATCAAGTTCGACCCCACGGGGAAGTACTTTGCCACAGGAAGTGCGGATGCTTTGGTCAGCCTCTGGGATGTGGATGAGTTAGTGTGTGTTCGGTGCTTTTCCAG GCTGGATTGGCCTGTGAGGACCCTCAGTTTCAGCCACGATGGGAAAATGCTGGCTTCAGCATCAGAAGATCATTTTATTGACATTGCTGAAGTAGAGACAG gaGACAAGCTATGGGAGGTGCAGTGTGAGTCCCCGACCTTCACTGTGGCTTGGCACCCCAAAAGGCCTCTGCTGGCATTTGCCTGTGATGACAAAGATGGCAAATATGACAGCAGTCGGGAAGCAGGGACTGTGAAGCTGTTTGGGCTTCCCAATGACTCCTGA